One stretch of Sporosarcina luteola DNA includes these proteins:
- a CDS encoding helix-turn-helix transcriptional regulator, giving the protein MADTNGEINNILKRYEPIADMIHATFGSNCEVVIHDLSNVQSSLVYIQGNVTGREVGAPTTEVILKQLRQHGNEVKDKLGFTTRTSDGKMVKTSISFIRNNEGEVIGYLGINFDITAFSMVNQVMKEFITVYDAEESSNHLDESYAKNIDEVFHHLISSVTLEIGVPIPEMSRNERIRFVQKLEERGAFLIQGSGDRIATVLGVSKQTIYNYLE; this is encoded by the coding sequence ATGGCTGATACAAACGGAGAAATTAACAATATTTTGAAGCGCTACGAGCCTATTGCTGATATGATTCATGCCACTTTTGGCAGCAATTGTGAAGTCGTCATACATGATCTAAGCAATGTCCAATCTTCCCTTGTTTATATTCAAGGAAACGTGACAGGTCGTGAAGTAGGTGCCCCTACAACCGAAGTTATTTTGAAACAACTACGCCAACATGGCAATGAAGTGAAAGATAAACTTGGATTTACGACACGAACGTCAGACGGGAAAATGGTGAAAACCTCCATCTCTTTCATTCGGAACAATGAAGGTGAAGTCATTGGTTATTTGGGCATAAACTTCGATATTACTGCTTTTTCAATGGTTAACCAAGTGATGAAAGAATTTATCACTGTATACGATGCAGAAGAAAGTAGTAATCACCTGGATGAATCTTATGCGAAGAATATCGATGAAGTTTTTCATCATTTAATTAGCTCTGTAACGCTTGAAATCGGAGTTCCTATTCCAGAAATGTCCCGAAACGAGCGCATTCGTTTTGTTCAGAAGTTGGAAGAGAGAGGCGCTTTCCTAATCCAAGGGTCCGGTGACCGCATCGCTACTGTGCTGGGTGTTTCAAAACAAACGATCTATAACTATTTAGAATGA
- the cydC gene encoding thiol reductant ABC exporter subunit CydC: MRTWIIPYMKQHKGRMLLTVLVGVLGVASSVMLLFISGYLISKSALRPENIMIVYVPIVAVRAFSISQAVMRYLERLIGHDVILRILERMRTRLYRVLQPQALVLQSRYKTGDLLSMLSEDIEHLQDFYLRTVFPSILSLFVYGALIGVLGLFDWVFALMMALVLAIIVFVIPFISLLVTRRKYIALKQGRNQLYAQLTDAVFGLSDWIASGRIESFLSDYKTDERDLLEIEKRMNRWQHVRNAIVQLVIGIAVMAMIAWAGNQAETGQIAPTVIAAFALMMLAITDALSPASEAIERIPAYEESLRRLQEVETETGDAPGHAPQSAVAAIREANGPAIEVQNVSYRYPESKEDVISGMTLTIDRGKKVAILGRSGTGKSTLLKLLTGALQPTAGNVFINGEQASQSLLAKSLSILNQKSHLFDTTVENNIRIGNPEASDEEISEVVEQAQLTKLLASIPTGLKTPMEEMGHRFSGGERQRIAFARVLLQQTPIVIFDEPTIGLDPKTEHDLLQTMFDAAKDKTVIWVTHHLAGIEQMDEIIFLEEGNIVLQGNHENLLATSSKYRALYEMDKGI; encoded by the coding sequence GTGAGAACTTGGATTATCCCTTATATGAAACAACATAAAGGGCGGATGTTGCTTACCGTATTGGTAGGCGTGCTTGGAGTCGCATCTAGTGTGATGTTATTGTTCATATCGGGTTATTTAATTTCAAAGTCAGCCCTTCGCCCGGAAAATATTATGATCGTCTACGTTCCCATTGTGGCGGTACGGGCGTTTAGTATAAGCCAGGCAGTCATGCGTTATTTAGAACGACTCATTGGCCATGACGTCATTTTGCGCATTTTGGAGAGAATGCGAACACGGCTGTACCGTGTTCTGCAACCTCAGGCATTAGTATTGCAATCACGTTATAAAACGGGTGACTTATTGAGTATGTTATCCGAGGACATCGAGCATTTACAGGATTTCTATTTACGAACTGTATTTCCAAGTATCTTATCGCTATTCGTTTATGGTGCATTGATTGGCGTGCTTGGATTATTTGACTGGGTATTCGCCCTCATGATGGCGCTTGTGTTAGCGATTATTGTATTCGTAATTCCTTTTATTTCATTACTCGTGACGCGACGTAAATACATCGCGCTAAAACAAGGACGCAATCAATTATACGCGCAATTAACAGATGCCGTATTCGGCTTATCGGATTGGATTGCCAGTGGACGAATTGAATCATTTTTATCTGATTATAAAACCGATGAACGCGACTTGTTAGAAATTGAAAAGAGAATGAATCGATGGCAACATGTGCGAAATGCTATAGTTCAACTTGTCATCGGCATTGCAGTGATGGCGATGATCGCTTGGGCAGGCAACCAAGCGGAGACAGGGCAAATAGCACCAACTGTAATTGCAGCTTTTGCATTAATGATGTTAGCAATTACCGATGCCCTTTCACCGGCTTCTGAAGCAATTGAACGGATCCCCGCGTATGAAGAATCACTTCGACGTTTACAAGAGGTGGAAACCGAAACCGGCGATGCTCCAGGTCACGCTCCGCAGTCAGCTGTAGCAGCTATTCGCGAAGCAAACGGACCAGCGATTGAAGTGCAAAACGTATCCTATCGTTATCCAGAAAGTAAGGAAGATGTCATTAGTGGGATGACCTTGACGATTGACAGAGGTAAGAAAGTTGCAATCTTAGGTCGGAGCGGTACGGGCAAATCAACGCTGCTAAAACTTTTGACAGGCGCACTTCAGCCGACAGCAGGAAATGTATTCATCAACGGTGAACAAGCAAGCCAAAGCTTGCTTGCCAAATCGCTGTCAATTTTGAATCAAAAATCACATCTTTTTGATACAACGGTGGAAAATAATATTCGGATTGGAAATCCCGAAGCATCTGATGAAGAGATTTCGGAAGTTGTTGAACAAGCACAACTAACGAAATTACTCGCTTCGATCCCTACAGGACTGAAAACGCCGATGGAAGAAATGGGACATCGGTTTTCAGGTGGAGAACGCCAACGAATTGCATTCGCCCGTGTCCTTTTACAGCAAACGCCGATTGTTATTTTTGATGAACCAACGATTGGACTTGATCCGAAAACAGAACATGACCTACTGCAAACAATGTTCGATGCGGCAAAAGACAAGACGGTCATTTGGGTGACACATCATTTAGCGGGCATCGAACAAATGGACGAAATCATCTTTCTGGAAGAAGGCAACATCGTCTTACAAGGAAATCATGAAAACCTGCTAGCGACTTCATCAAAGTACCGTGCGTTGTATGAAATGGATAAAGGGATTTGA
- the cydD gene encoding thiol reductant ABC exporter subunit CydD, producing MKRKKGLPSYPGSRSLYTSLTFLILVEACAIVFQAIFLGRSVTSLFQGATVQEIWKDLLLFLVFFVMRHVLSHVQQLLSERFAVRTTKALREQLTASYFKLGPRFAQTNGTGRLVTLAIEGIEQVKTYLEITIPRMIRTFIIPAVLAITIFTFDKISSIILIATVPIIIIFMILLGMAAQKMADNQYKTYRILSNHFIDTLKGLETLTYLGVSERHEGKIARVSKRYRKATMKTLRIAFLSSFALDFFTSLSIAFVAVGLGFRLIDGAIVLLPALTILILAPEYFLPIRQVGTDYHATLDGQIALGQIESIIKEHEDTTLPAMNANIEWGPMSKIAFHGVTVSVDEKQIVNNLRFAWEGSGAIGIVGESGAGKSTFIDIIAGFLQPTSGLIEVNEEKTPSLMRTDWTSQIAYIPQHPYIFPASIKENIRFYEPTATDEEVEQVIDETGLRALVQQLPEQADTQIGEGGRSVSGGQEQRIAMARALLSKRPIIILDEPTAHLDIETEYELKQSMLRLFEGKLVFLATHRIHWMKDMDHVVVLKEGSLVESGTHDELIRKQGVYTDLIRHNRGRGGEL from the coding sequence ATGAAAAGAAAAAAAGGACTCCCATCTTACCCCGGCAGCCGTTCTCTCTATACGTCCCTGACGTTCCTCATTTTAGTAGAAGCGTGTGCAATCGTCTTTCAAGCCATTTTCTTGGGACGAAGTGTGACATCTTTATTCCAAGGGGCAACTGTTCAAGAAATCTGGAAAGACCTCCTTTTATTCCTGGTATTTTTCGTCATGCGTCACGTTTTATCCCACGTCCAACAACTGCTGTCAGAGCGCTTTGCAGTCCGAACAACGAAAGCGTTACGCGAACAACTTACCGCTTCCTATTTTAAACTCGGTCCACGATTTGCGCAGACAAACGGAACGGGGAGACTCGTTACGCTTGCGATTGAAGGGATTGAACAAGTCAAAACGTATTTGGAGATCACGATTCCACGTATGATCCGTACCTTTATCATCCCTGCGGTACTTGCGATTACTATTTTTACGTTCGACAAAATATCATCCATCATCTTAATCGCCACTGTCCCGATCATTATCATTTTCATGATTTTACTTGGGATGGCGGCGCAAAAGATGGCAGACAATCAGTATAAAACTTATCGCATTCTATCGAATCACTTCATCGATACGTTAAAAGGATTGGAAACGTTAACGTATTTAGGAGTAAGCGAAAGGCATGAAGGCAAAATTGCACGTGTCAGCAAACGATATCGGAAAGCGACGATGAAAACACTTCGTATCGCATTTCTCTCATCATTTGCACTCGATTTCTTTACGAGTTTGTCGATCGCATTCGTTGCGGTTGGTCTTGGGTTCCGCCTCATTGATGGTGCGATCGTTCTTCTACCGGCGTTAACGATTCTTATTTTAGCACCTGAATACTTTTTGCCAATCCGACAAGTTGGAACGGATTATCATGCGACGTTGGACGGGCAAATTGCCTTGGGACAAATAGAATCCATCATTAAAGAACATGAGGATACAACTCTCCCTGCGATGAACGCGAACATCGAATGGGGACCGATGAGCAAGATTGCGTTTCATGGAGTAACAGTTAGTGTAGATGAAAAACAGATTGTAAATAACCTGCGATTTGCATGGGAAGGTAGCGGAGCAATTGGGATTGTAGGTGAGTCAGGGGCTGGAAAGTCAACATTCATCGATATTATTGCTGGCTTTTTACAGCCGACTAGTGGGCTGATCGAAGTGAACGAAGAGAAAACACCTTCGCTCATGCGAACGGATTGGACAAGTCAGATTGCCTATATCCCGCAGCACCCTTATATTTTCCCGGCGTCGATTAAAGAAAACATTCGATTTTATGAACCGACTGCCACTGATGAGGAAGTCGAGCAGGTCATCGATGAAACAGGTCTTCGCGCTCTCGTTCAACAATTGCCTGAACAAGCGGATACCCAAATCGGCGAGGGGGGGCGTTCAGTAAGTGGCGGTCAAGAACAACGAATTGCGATGGCCCGCGCATTGTTAAGTAAACGCCCCATTATTATTCTCGATGAACCAACAGCACATCTTGATATTGAGACAGAATATGAGTTGAAACAATCAATGCTTCGCCTATTTGAAGGGAAACTCGTCTTTCTTGCGACGCATCGCATTCATTGGATGAAGGATATGGATCATGTCGTCGTATTAAAAGAGGGGAGTCTTGTCGAAAGTGGTACACATGATGAATTAATTCGGAAACAAGGTGTGTATACAGATTTGATTAGACATAACCGGGGAAGGGGAGGAGAGCTGTGA
- a CDS encoding agmatinase family protein, with product MTNILYGNTPCFLGAENISATKSFENIDAVVYGIPWEGAVTWGDYTGCELGPKVMRLTSARYSGYLPELDHIDVFEHMKIGDIGDIDVVPADVDETMNRITKFSSDLWKSGKFLIGLGGDHGVTFPIVKALAETGKKIGIIHLDAHYDNLPSHNGDQYARCSPFARLYEQEGVRNESIIHTGIHGPRNMPEAGRNAKEAGAVTVTINDIRNAKDLKAFAGELYAMASKDVDCVYLSICSDVLDFAFNPGGPVDGNGLTSYELLTLVYEICKQGVIGMDFVEIYPQQDPNQNSAHFVSTVVLYALAGEIAHKQQNL from the coding sequence TTGACTAACATTCTTTATGGTAATACACCTTGCTTTTTAGGAGCAGAAAACATCTCTGCTACTAAATCTTTCGAGAATATAGATGCCGTCGTATACGGAATTCCATGGGAAGGAGCCGTTACATGGGGAGATTACACAGGTTGTGAACTTGGCCCGAAAGTGATGCGCTTAACTTCTGCTCGTTATAGCGGTTATTTACCGGAACTTGATCATATTGATGTGTTTGAACATATGAAAATCGGAGATATCGGAGACATCGATGTCGTACCCGCTGATGTAGATGAAACAATGAATCGCATTACAAAATTTTCGAGCGATCTATGGAAAAGTGGGAAATTTCTTATTGGCTTAGGCGGCGATCATGGCGTTACTTTCCCAATCGTGAAAGCGCTTGCTGAAACGGGTAAAAAAATCGGCATCATTCATCTTGATGCACATTACGACAACCTCCCTTCTCATAACGGAGACCAATATGCACGTTGCAGCCCGTTTGCCCGTCTATACGAGCAAGAAGGCGTCCGCAATGAAAGTATCATCCATACAGGGATTCACGGGCCAAGAAATATGCCCGAAGCTGGCCGTAATGCGAAGGAAGCCGGCGCTGTTACAGTAACAATTAACGATATTCGAAATGCGAAAGACTTAAAGGCATTTGCTGGTGAACTATATGCAATGGCAAGCAAAGATGTAGATTGTGTCTACCTAAGCATCTGCAGTGACGTGCTAGATTTTGCGTTCAACCCTGGCGGTCCAGTTGACGGCAACGGTCTAACTTCTTATGAGCTACTTACGCTTGTCTACGAAATTTGCAAGCAAGGTGTCATCGGGATGGATTTCGTGGAAATCTACCCACAACAAGATCCGAACCAAAACTCAGCGCACTTTGTTTCAACAGTCGTTTTATATGCACTCGCTGGTGAAATTGCTCACAAACAACAAAACTTGTAA
- a CDS encoding cytochrome ubiquinol oxidase subunit I → MDPIFLARIQFASTTIFHYLFVPMSIGLALTIAIMQTIYHRTGDEKYKKMTKFWGTMFLINFAVGVVTGILQEFQFGMNWSTYSRFVGDVFGPSLAIEGLLAFFMESTFIGLWVFGWDRLPKRVHLLSIWLVLFGTVLSAFWILTANSFMHHPVGFEYFEGRAQMNDFLALLTNPQLWVQFPHVLFSAFATGAFFVAGISAWKILKKQQLDMFKKSFQISIIIATVSTVVVLFVGHQQAVHLLTTQPMKMAAAEALWEDSADPAPFTVVAKINPYEKTTTNEIQIPYMLSVLSFNKFSGQVEGMNTIQKHYEEKYGPGNYIPPVRTVFWSFRTMVFAGTIMLLLGVYGWFVSRRNKLEQNPLFMKVMVYAIALPFIGNTVGWIMTEMGRQPWVVFGVMKTEDAVSPNVTAGQVLFSLISFSTLYAILAGVAVYLYVRTIKQGAYQEKTVEVDADVDAVDPSGREDDYIWN, encoded by the coding sequence ATGGATCCGATATTTTTAGCAAGGATACAATTTGCTTCTACAACAATATTTCATTATCTTTTCGTCCCGATGTCAATCGGTCTCGCACTGACGATTGCGATTATGCAAACGATTTATCATCGGACAGGCGATGAAAAGTATAAAAAAATGACGAAGTTTTGGGGAACCATGTTTCTCATTAACTTTGCAGTCGGTGTTGTAACAGGAATTTTACAAGAATTCCAGTTCGGTATGAACTGGTCGACATATTCAAGATTCGTCGGAGACGTCTTTGGTCCATCACTTGCAATCGAAGGACTGCTTGCGTTCTTTATGGAGTCAACTTTCATTGGATTATGGGTGTTCGGTTGGGATCGCTTGCCGAAACGAGTTCATTTACTATCCATTTGGCTCGTTCTGTTTGGAACTGTTCTTTCCGCATTTTGGATCTTAACAGCCAATTCATTTATGCATCACCCCGTAGGCTTTGAATATTTTGAAGGCAGAGCCCAAATGAATGATTTCCTCGCTTTATTAACAAACCCGCAATTATGGGTTCAGTTCCCGCATGTTTTATTTTCAGCTTTTGCAACAGGTGCTTTTTTCGTTGCAGGAATCAGTGCATGGAAAATTCTAAAGAAACAACAACTAGATATGTTCAAGAAGTCTTTTCAGATTTCCATTATCATTGCAACGGTTTCAACAGTTGTCGTTCTGTTCGTCGGTCACCAACAAGCGGTGCATCTCCTTACTACGCAGCCTATGAAAATGGCGGCCGCGGAAGCATTATGGGAAGACAGCGCTGATCCGGCACCGTTTACGGTCGTAGCAAAAATAAACCCTTATGAAAAGACAACGACAAATGAAATACAAATCCCTTATATGTTAAGTGTTTTATCGTTCAATAAATTTAGTGGACAAGTTGAAGGGATGAATACGATTCAGAAGCACTATGAAGAAAAGTATGGGCCTGGCAACTATATTCCACCTGTTCGAACAGTATTTTGGAGCTTCCGTACAATGGTGTTTGCTGGCACAATCATGCTTCTTCTCGGAGTATACGGCTGGTTTGTATCAAGGAGAAACAAACTTGAACAAAACCCATTGTTCATGAAAGTAATGGTATACGCTATAGCGTTACCGTTTATCGGGAATACTGTCGGTTGGATAATGACGGAAATGGGTCGTCAGCCATGGGTTGTCTTCGGTGTCATGAAAACAGAAGATGCCGTATCCCCGAATGTGACAGCAGGGCAGGTTCTATTTTCGTTAATTTCATTTTCAACGTTGTATGCGATTTTAGCGGGGGTAGCGGTTTATTTATACGTCCGCACAATTAAGCAAGGTGCATATCAGGAAAAAACGGTTGAGGTTGATGCTGATGTTGATGCTGTTGACCCATCCGGTCGGGAGGATGATTATATTTGGAACTAA
- the cydB gene encoding cytochrome d ubiquinol oxidase subunit II: MFTLFFVLEGFDFGVGTVAKYLGRDDYEKRVYLNSIGPFWDANEVWLISAGAAMFAAFPHWYATLFSGFYIAFVFMLLALILRGVAFEFRGKVDHPVWKQVWDWAIFIGSVVPPFLWGVALTNFMTGVPIDQHKEMIGGFLQLLHPFALLGGVMFTLLCIVHGLQFITLRTEGELQERARVASSRFAPAVLLALLAFAAAGLWKTDIFTAHGTGWIALPLLAWGTLLLSTILNKKKRNRLSFLMTTITIIALTASVFIGLFPRVMISTLGAANDLTVYNASSGDYSLKVMSYISLTLIPFVLAYQGWSYYVFRERLKGKDQLEY, encoded by the coding sequence ATGTTCACGTTATTCTTCGTGCTTGAGGGATTTGACTTTGGCGTCGGCACGGTTGCTAAGTATTTAGGACGCGATGATTATGAGAAGCGAGTGTATTTAAATTCGATCGGCCCGTTTTGGGATGCCAATGAAGTGTGGCTCATTTCAGCTGGTGCCGCAATGTTTGCGGCATTTCCACATTGGTATGCAACGCTGTTTAGTGGTTTCTATATTGCCTTTGTGTTCATGTTGCTTGCGTTAATTTTACGTGGCGTGGCATTTGAATTTAGAGGGAAGGTGGACCATCCCGTATGGAAACAGGTGTGGGATTGGGCGATCTTTATTGGAAGCGTTGTCCCCCCATTCCTTTGGGGAGTGGCATTGACGAATTTTATGACAGGTGTTCCAATCGATCAACATAAGGAGATGATCGGTGGGTTTCTACAATTGCTTCATCCATTTGCCTTACTTGGCGGTGTGATGTTTACGCTTCTTTGCATCGTACATGGGTTGCAATTTATCACACTGCGAACAGAAGGCGAACTACAAGAACGAGCAAGGGTTGCGTCATCGAGATTTGCACCCGCGGTATTGCTTGCCTTGCTTGCTTTTGCCGCAGCAGGTCTTTGGAAGACAGATATCTTCACTGCACACGGAACTGGGTGGATAGCGTTGCCACTGTTAGCCTGGGGAACATTGCTCCTCTCAACGATATTGAATAAAAAGAAGAGGAACAGACTCTCATTTTTAATGACGACCATTACAATCATTGCGTTAACCGCAAGTGTCTTTATCGGACTGTTTCCACGTGTCATGATCAGTACGCTTGGCGCAGCAAATGATTTAACGGTCTATAACGCCTCATCGGGAGACTATTCGTTAAAAGTGATGAGTTATATTTCGTTAACGCTGATTCCCTTCGTGCTAGCTTACCAAGGGTGGAGCTATTACGTATTTCGTGAACGTCTCAAAGGGAAGGACCAGTTGGAGTATTAA
- a CDS encoding Nramp family divalent metal transporter translates to MTNVELENVQVAERKSLLDRLKVIGPGAIITASFIGPGTVTTATRAGASYGYAILWAVVFSIIATIVLQEMTARLGIITRKGLGEAVREQFSNPILKYGSMWLVMIAISVGCAAYMAGDLLGTSLGISTLTGISPNVLGPIVGIIILFIGLSGSYKLIERVMVALIAIMSLTFITTMFVAKPNLGELFQGAFLPTIPSGSIIMIIALIGTTVVPYNLFLHSSMVQERWNKPTDLKEARIDTIVSISIGGLITAAVLITAGAMIQGVEVSGAADLSLQLEPILGQWAKAFMSLGLFAAGFSSALASPLGAAMTVSSVLKWENGMKDKRFKTVFATVMIIGIVCSGLGFNPLDVLLFAQALNGILLPVIVITLLVIMNNKKRLGEFGNSVKANIIGGIVAVICTFLGIYSLIDAIKAFIGA, encoded by the coding sequence ATGACGAATGTTGAACTTGAGAACGTCCAAGTTGCAGAGAGAAAATCATTACTAGATAGATTAAAAGTGATTGGTCCTGGCGCCATCATTACTGCTTCTTTTATTGGTCCGGGAACAGTAACAACTGCTACTCGAGCAGGTGCCTCGTATGGATATGCAATCCTCTGGGCGGTCGTCTTTTCGATCATCGCGACAATCGTGTTGCAAGAAATGACAGCACGTCTCGGCATAATTACGCGCAAAGGTCTGGGGGAAGCCGTTCGTGAACAATTCTCCAATCCCATATTAAAATATGGCTCCATGTGGCTTGTCATGATTGCAATCAGCGTCGGGTGTGCTGCTTATATGGCCGGTGATCTGCTCGGGACATCGCTCGGCATTTCAACGTTGACGGGCATTTCACCAAATGTGCTCGGTCCAATTGTAGGCATCATCATTTTATTTATTGGACTGAGCGGAAGTTATAAATTGATTGAACGGGTCATGGTCGCTTTGATTGCCATCATGAGTTTGACGTTCATTACGACGATGTTTGTCGCAAAGCCTAACCTTGGCGAATTGTTCCAAGGTGCATTCCTTCCGACGATCCCAAGCGGTTCCATCATTATGATCATAGCGCTGATCGGAACGACTGTTGTACCCTATAATTTATTTTTACATTCCTCCATGGTACAGGAACGTTGGAATAAACCGACTGACTTGAAAGAAGCGCGCATTGATACGATTGTCTCGATCAGTATCGGCGGACTGATTACAGCGGCGGTGTTAATTACCGCGGGTGCGATGATTCAAGGTGTTGAAGTTTCAGGCGCTGCAGACTTATCCCTTCAGCTGGAACCTATTTTAGGACAATGGGCGAAAGCGTTCATGAGCCTCGGACTGTTTGCAGCAGGATTTTCTTCGGCACTCGCTTCCCCGCTCGGAGCGGCGATGACCGTAAGTAGTGTGTTGAAATGGGAAAACGGCATGAAGGACAAGCGTTTCAAAACTGTCTTCGCAACTGTGATGATCATCGGCATCGTCTGTTCAGGTCTTGGCTTTAATCCTCTCGACGTGTTATTGTTCGCACAAGCGCTGAACGGTATTTTACTCCCAGTAATCGTCATTACGCTTCTTGTAATAATGAATAACAAAAAGCGTCTCGGTGAATTTGGAAACTCTGTGAAGGCCAATATTATCGGCGGAATCGTCGCTGTCATTTGTACGTTCCTCGGTATATATAGTTTGATCGATGCCATTAAAGCTTTTATTGGAGCGTAA
- a CDS encoding ZIP family metal transporter, producing MLDYFIGLNPIAQALIATLFTWGMTAVGAALVFTTKKVNQKLMDGMLGFAGGVMIAASFWSLLAPSIEMAEQNSSFPSWFPAAIGFLLGGLFLWIADKIIPHLHPSSSMKDAEGINPASRRRSTLLVFAITLHNIPEGLAIGVAFGAVAAGMPSATMAAAIALAIGIGIQNFPEGTAVSMPLRRDGMSRRKSFFYGQFSGAVEPISAVIGVIAVTTMQPLLPFALSFAAGAMIFVVVEEVIPGSQENGNKDLASICLMLGFAVMMILDVAFG from the coding sequence ATGTTGGATTATTTTATAGGACTGAATCCGATTGCACAGGCATTGATCGCCACTTTATTCACGTGGGGAATGACTGCTGTCGGAGCAGCTTTGGTCTTTACAACGAAGAAAGTCAATCAGAAGTTGATGGATGGGATGTTGGGGTTTGCGGGTGGTGTAATGATTGCGGCAAGTTTTTGGTCGTTACTCGCACCTTCCATTGAAATGGCTGAACAAAATAGTTCGTTTCCATCGTGGTTTCCGGCAGCTATCGGCTTTTTATTGGGAGGCCTCTTTCTGTGGATAGCGGATAAGATCATTCCCCACTTGCATCCGAGCTCTTCCATGAAAGACGCTGAGGGCATCAATCCTGCCAGCAGACGGCGGAGCACCCTTCTCGTATTTGCGATTACGTTACACAATATACCTGAAGGTTTAGCAATCGGGGTTGCCTTCGGTGCTGTGGCGGCAGGTATGCCATCCGCGACAATGGCAGCCGCTATTGCTTTGGCAATTGGAATCGGAATCCAAAACTTCCCCGAAGGGACAGCGGTTTCAATGCCACTGCGGAGAGACGGAATGTCACGCAGGAAAAGTTTCTTCTATGGACAATTTTCAGGTGCGGTTGAACCTATTTCAGCTGTAATCGGTGTAATTGCAGTGACAACGATGCAGCCCCTTCTTCCATTCGCCTTAAGCTTTGCTGCAGGGGCAATGATTTTTGTAGTAGTGGAAGAGGTTATCCCCGGATCACAGGAAAATGGCAATAAAGACTTGGCATCGATATGCTTAATGCTAGGATTTGCAGTCATGATGATACTTGATGTCGCATTTGGATAA